TTGacaaaacattataatattatgacagagctcattctaggcagaaaaaagggcagggtgcaaaagtttaaaaaaagggcattattattctaaaaaggcaataatttcacgttctattaaaaagcattgtcaatcagtaaaagaatttttttttaaacttaactgaGAGTAGCAAAGCAATCATTAATTACTTatcttcattaataaattaacatatatatcgagttaatgagctaattagcttagtaatttatttaaaatgcatgcatatattaataaaataataaatgtatgtttttaagtgtctgtagttatgattaaaatgattcataataattatgatttaatgatagtggaagtaactgcaaactttcaaagacaaGTGCAACAATGGGTTGTGatggctatttttcctttcccatataaatctatgtattgacagcaatgacaaactaaataaaaagagttaaaaataacagttcatGAAATCCATTGTAGAGTTTGGGGGAAAAGTAAAGAAGGGTTGGATGAAAAAGGAAAGAAGGGTTCAGGAAAGAAAGGGTAAAAAGGGTATGGAGTCTATTACATCAGGGGCAACAGGGTGaattcttttgactaaaagggcagcagggtgctgcgccctgtttaccttgcctagaatgagctatgattatgatataatattaggataatatatgataattaaACTATGATAGTCTAATATTGTGATAATAGTAGACAAGATGgttttttagtacttttcaGTTAACTAGATGGCACAAATCTCATTAATCaatgttttaatagtttagaaCTACTTCctcacaagaaaaaataaaattgaaggcATTCAGCAATGGTGAAAactaaactatatatatattaagatataTACTGAACATTAgtcattgaatttttcaaaattttatttcgatgcATGAATAAATGATTTAGCAACTTTTTGCTAGCACTTAGCTactgaaaattacttaattttttaactttaaaagtttacttCCTTTGaacatatgaaaattataattaacaaaacataGTAATTTTTCAGATCAAGACTTGATCTTACTGATACTAAACGAAATAGAAACTAATTGGATTGCTCACAATACTGAGGGGgataaaagaatacaaaaactTACAGCATCTTGAAATCCTCCAAAACGATGTAATACTCCACTTTTAAGCAAGATTCTCAGACCAGGGTGGGCAGCTAACCTTTGCCACCTCACACTTTCTATTTCAGATGCTTGAATTTGATCTACTTTACCAGTTTTGTTGTTCTTAAATATTACTGATTGATTTGTAAGCTTTAGCCGTCCTGGAACCTGAAGAATACAATTTATAAGTAATGAAAACCAAGTTAAACATGTACAGAATTTTACCTTgaacagaaataatattttacaatgtgGTGTTATCtgttaacttttcaaattatctaATAACTATTGTGATCTGACaagccaactacaatcgccaaggtgtcaaatagatttcaaacttgaaatttaaaaaaaaaataaaattagatgttTGCCCAAGGGAGACTACTAGTTATACCACTCAAGTTGGTTCTTTtctgtaactttttttctagtttcttGTGGATCACTGCCCGGAAGTTGCTAAGACTTGGCGACTATAATGCCAACGACCAAAGTACACAAATCTCGCCAATTTTTCAATTACTGTATTGTGAAGAAAAAGAACAAAGTCCAATCGAAATCTTCTTATTTGACACACCATAATAACAACAACTATTggggggaaattttttttttttaaagaaaaggcaAGATTGAAACCATAACAaagattattcttttaatttttaatcaagaaattttacactaaaaatatcaatttaactttttgacattgccttatttttagaattaagtggcattaaaagaattatgttcCTTAGAAATACTCTTGATAAAATgctgtcataataaaaatactaataaataaaaaaaagcacaagaaaataaatgttcttagattttaaaacctaaatttaatGTTGAATAAACAGCTTTCTATGTCACCAGTTTTCTGacttaaaatgcatgaaaaataaaaagataaaggaATTAAGTCTTCTAGGATGCTGTGTTAAAATGCAGGGAAATTTCCGTATCGAGATCTgcggcagaataatcgccaagtctagTAAACTTCTGAGCAGTGTCctgcgagaaactaaaaaaaaaacatcacagaaagggactaACATGAAAGGTATAACTCCCCACCCccaggcaaacatctacatttttaaaaaaaaatctatttggcaccttggtaAGTGTAATTGAcgcgacagatcacgatacggaaatatcccctaAAATACTGCTAAGAACAAAAAAAcagctgaaagaaaaaaagaaaaggaaaaaacattttcaatttataaaacaaagcgTGTTGAAAAATCGAGGAAACTGACCTGAGTGAATTATGCTATACAAACCTCCAGGTACAATATAAAGTAATCtagtttcaattcttcaaatttaccttttatatttgtctttcagaatttaaatttgttttacgttttataaagttttagttGTATAAAGTTTTAGAGCTTAACAACTTATTGTGtaaaaactaattctaaaaatgtatagtaAAGAATatgattaaagaatttttctttcatttaaaataaacacttagTCAAAAACTACTTTGCGGAATATTTGGCAGCACATTTGGACGAACACCGAATATTCTTTACATCCCTACTTATAACATAATTCCATGATAAacattattagattttaatgcGGCTCATTATTTCAAACACATTAGCCAAGGATCTGAAAGTCTGTggcatataaaatattgtatatattaaaaattttattaatgaatttaaaaagaaatcatttaaatgGCAATTTACTATACTCACCAAGCCACCTTTCTCTTCTTTCACAACTTCTGGGTACTCCAGAAAATCCATTATAAGAGTCTTCTTTCACAACTACTATTATAGAATAACAGTGCTATTTCTACAAATTATAGaagattgaaataattaatttgtacaaTCAGTCGTGTAACAGCGAACGGCGCGCAAAAGACGGcgaaataaaatcaacaaaccAAAGTAGTAGTGCTTGTTTGATTGTTTATGTCTTCACTTcgcttttgagaaaaaataaatatgaatcatcaagaaaaatgaaaatcttatttaagCTGAATCGAATTATTTTCACCATTCAAGTTCAAACTTATTgcttgtttaaaatgaaaaatttaaaaccatagCTTGTATAAACAATTcactaatatattaatatttttttacagttaaaacttttattcactGCAGCAGacgacaaaacaaaataaacaaagggACAGCGGCATTTTCATgctaagttaaaagaaaaagtaaatttataagtatttatctaagctgatttaaattttaaagttgtatcACGCATTCTACAATCTAAAGCAGTtcgttctttaaatttaatgtcattcgtaggaaatattttttaacctttatgCTTGATCAGTGATATATACATTggtcatgatttttttttaaaattcccttcttgttttttaaattataatgatatagACATTATAATGATTTACGGAAATATTACGTATTTCAttcgtttttatgaaatatcGTAATGTCTTATTGGTTTAATTTActgaaatcaaaaatgaatattgtaTATCAAAATATAGTTCTGCAAtactattaatttgaaaacatgaGTTTGTCACAAAAGAGTTCTTCAGattgtagtaaaataattagaataaagtGCAGGGAAACctgaaagttaatattaagaacttaatttatcatttataaatgaGATCAAAACTTTTATAGTGTATCTTGTTTGTTGacagctaaaataagtaatttctgTAGGAGTGCTATTGTAAATCCTTTATAAGTTAgccgaaaatgaaattttatcaggAAATCTATGATTATCGAATTTTATATTAGGATTTCACTGAATTGGTAATATAGTAACAttaaaactaactttaattactttttgaattaaCCATACGGAAAAAGTGCTAAGTTTATAAACTAATAGGATTGTAAGAGAATAATATAACTAATAGGATTGTAATGGTATGACAAGCCCTCTTCTGGAGGTCATACCAGTATTACTAAGAAAATTCACCATCCAACTCTCCTTATGCCTTCTGACTGCATGGAGAGAAAGTACATGTTTGAAAGACCATTTGAAGTAGTTTTTCCTACCAGAGAAGAATGGGATAACAACACGATCGATACAAAAAATGATTATCTAATCTGGTATACCAATGGATCAAAGAAAGGTAACCTCTCAGGACTGGGGGTCTGTGGCTTGTCACCAAGATTCAACCTTTTTGAAGGTCTTGGGGAGTATGCTACTGTCTTTCAGGCGGAGGTACTTGCTATCGTAAACTGTCTGcagataaatattaagaaaggctACCATGATAAGCGGATTCTTATTTTCAGCGACAGTCAAGCAGCCTTGATGGCTCTTTACTCATTTCaagttaaatcaaaaattgttctgGAATGCAAGAATCTCCTAATAGAACTggcaaaaaggaataaaatcattcttattTGGGTACCAGGGCATATGGGAATTGATGGTAATGAAAGAGATGATGAACTCACGAAACAGGGATCCTCTTTTAATCCAATAGGAACGGAACCCTTCTGTGGAATCAATATGAAGACTACAAAGAAGGCCATTCTAAAATGGGAAAAACAGGAGATGAACAAAGTTTGGCGCAATTCTCCTGGACAAAAACATGCTAAAAGCATGATCAGCAGGCCTTCTGCAAAAATTGCTTCTGAAATTCTTAGGCTCCAAAGATTGAAGATTCAAACAATTGTAGGCTTCATCACTGGGCATTATCATTTCAGGAAACATCTACATAGATTGGGACTTTTCGAACAAGAACCAATATGTCGGAAATGCCGTGAAGCGGTAGAATCAGCACATCACTTCCTATACGAATGTGATGCCCTCGCCCTTACGCGCCTCACTACCTTAGGCAATCCATATCCTAAAGAGCTTCACCTTAATTCCATTAAGGGGCTGTCAGACTATAAACAAGGTAGGCAACCCAAGACAATGGAACTAGGAAAAATTGGGCTTGGAGCATGGTACAAAATGCAACATGTGCAGAGGTGCCACATATCTGACAAGCTCAAGCAAGAAGAAGaagagaataatataaaagaataaccgttaaaaagtttaaattgaatatgTTAAGTTTTCTaattgcatatatatttttgaacagatattttaagatattatttataataaatatttgatttacatcaataacaaaataaacaaatgtcaACCAAGTTTTCTaattgcatatatattttttaacagatactttaagatattatttataataaatatttgatttacatCAATTACAgaatatgaatgttttaaaaccaATGTCATAAATTCTATTATAATTCTGGTAACTGATCTCATTCTGTAAGTTGCATGAAGATTCCCATATAAGTTGCAATAATGTATCTATTTTGATTGGTGAACTAtgcagagatgattgtgcttaaaccggaaaaaatccggattttttgctAACCGTGATCCGGAAATCCAcggtccagaagtttcaagaaatcatcgatcaaatttatgtattgaaattcTTGTCGTCACATTTATGCATtgaaattcttgtatattttatttaaaaatattagaaatcttttgtttggaaatattttttttctggtagaataataaatgtgatcaGAGATAAAGTCCCGCagggataaaattttatttaaaaaaccaggaaaaaaagatataatcttttcatcagcccgcacgattatatccgtaaaACAGAGTGCTTTTTGATATTGTAttgctttattgatacaatattagaaagaactctgttttacggatataatcaagtgggctgataaaaagattatatctttttttccggttttttaaataaaatttcatccctttttttctttcttttttttaaactgttgtttgttatatttttacttattatttcccccttttttcatatgtcttaaatttttctttgtttaattcttcattttgaacttatatataatttttatgtattattatttattaaaaaatttctattttagttcACAGTATTTTGCAATCATGGCTTCCTCTGGAATCATTAAACGACTGGATGAAACAGTTGTCAATAGAATTGCAGCTGGTGAAGTTGTGCAAAGGCCATCCAGTGCTTTGAaagaaatgattgaaaatagGTAGGTTTATTAAATTCGTGAGACTCAATGCCATTATATTGACATCATTCAGTATAATTTTAtcccttaaaaaatatctattctttttagctttcttttctttttgtatacctttacaagagaaaaaaaattgtctctggaaaaaattattgaattttctcTCTAATTGGtagaaattttgatttgcaaTGAAACATTATGAGAAGAATTACAGTTTGATTCAAGTGCCTTTTGGGGTTGCATGACAAATAAATGTCTTATTATTTGAGTTTTGAAGATTTTTGTGTTATaacaaaaatgcaaatcaaTACATTATAAAAGTATGTTATaatgtgcaaaaaattaaaatttatcattttttcatacaataattagaaatgataattaaatttaattcattgaattttttagaatattttttaccttatttatgAGTTTGTTTTCTTCTAAGTTagatataagtaaaaaaagcatGTTCTATCATTAAAATTCTCTGGTCTCAGGaagttaaactgaaataaacgGTTTTTGTTGTTTTGGAAATATTGGTGACCactatcaataattatttcagtttgtTAGTTACTTGTTTATAATGTCTACCAATTCATTTAATTGATGAAATGaattcaaaaactgaagtttttttaaaggtcTCCAAATCACAAAGATTACCCACAGTTTGAGACAAAAGCTGTTGACAAGGGTACAAGCATACAGAGTATATTAGCTCGACACATGttgtaaatcattaaaatgtgattttaaatgtaCTACAATGTGTGTGGCTAATCCTTGAAATCTGTCAAATATATTCCTTAAGATTGTTAGAATCATCCAGGCTTTAGaacatacaaataaatttattttaagagcttttaaactttttatgaattcaCCTGTTTGACGACATTTTCCTTgatgaaaattatcgaaatcaTTGCtgtattctcagtttttgttattttttatgagcTTGTCTAATTCAGCGTTggggtattttttaaaattataaaaaaaattaggccaCAAACggttttcattttctcaaaactgtggctttcCTTTAAATTGAAGTTTTGTGTCATTTATCAGAATAGACATACAGGGCAATGactaaagataaataaaacttaacctaacagtcatgaataactgttgtaaacttatgaaaatagcgaaaaagcatcatttcatgaCCACTTACAAACCTGGCCAAAGTCATCTGAATTACCCCTATTGTATTTGTTCAATAGTTTGCCAGAGTATGTCCTTCTGTACAAGTGGTATGTGTCATactcagggatgagattcttcctCGGATTCGTGGATTTCCGCTCAGCTTTTTCTCAGATTTCtccatttttcccgctaatttccgctgaaatttatttttgcacaagttaaaatattttatgaggaatttaaaatccggattttttgctAACTGTGATCCGGAAATCCAcggtccagaagtttcaagaaatcatcgatcacattaATGTATTGAAATTCTTGTAGTCACATTTATGCATtgaaattcttgtatattttatttgtatatcgCCAAATTTTCCGCGGAGCGAAATTATTGAAGCCctcattcctccctctgaagtttctctaaaaatcatttccttgggataaaactggttgacctttatacagAGATGAGATTTTTTCGCTTTTGCCtttcgaatttcagcctttttatcaaaaactcggattctctaaaagtttcgtttttttttaaaaaataaatatccccctttttttttttttgaaaattcaatcgttaaaataaaataatcatatttatttacgattttcaaagataaacaaaaaattcaaactacatccTAGCTGCTAACCCACCCTTccgtatttttacttattttagctattttctcttcacagaaaataagattttccgtatttttattCGTCCGCCGGATAGCTCGTATTTTTGCAATTCAGACGTCATGACCCTGTTGTCTGgcgtgaaaacaaaaaaaaaaatgaaataatagagGTGGATTTggggtgaaaatatttaattgctcattcacttaatcttgtaaatttttatttattatgtctaaacaaaaacaatacaaacaagccttttagaaatcccaAGTCCAGTCTctcgcgattttaatatcaatcatcgatttcgtatttacctgatttaaaagttgcgctatgcgattcttatttatgcTATTCAAACATCGCACATTATGATTCTTagttacgagatttaaaaatccaatatcgcgttttgcatttttgcatttttaaaatcgctattttattatcaaacatcgattttcgtatttacctgatttaaaagttgaacgttgcgattcttattcaggccatttaaatattgtatattgcgattcttatttacgagatttaaaaaaccaatgtcgcgatttgtatttacgagcTTTTAAAACCCTATATAGCTATgcgagcttaaaatccaatgtcgtgattcgtttttgcggttgtaatatcacgcgattttaaaactatgcatctggatctaaaaattacgcatcatgatttgtattttcacatttttcaaattcgatgtagagtttcatattcacgtgatttaaaagcctcatatcgggatttataatcacatggttcacaagtttaaaaatcacactttttttgtcaaatttttgtttacatatatatgttcttggatttcctcttttttactttctgtctACTCTCATCCCTGCATACTCAATGAAGCcttaattttatattggtatatatttcttgaaaagtGAGCAAGAAGCTGGTGGTTAAAACTCTCACAACTTTCTTTGACTAATGTGTCCGCCACTTCATTACCGTGTATGTTCACATGTAGTGGAATCCACTCAAGTGGACATCTCGTTTCTACGAGAACTGTTTCTACAAATGTTTCTAAGtctttaattaaagaaagatagaaaaattttaaaattagttcctTAAGACAAGTACATACAAGTAGttgataattagttttttataaaactagtagaaatgaaagaaaaaatagcaaTCAGCCTTTCAAAttcgtgataaatttccttattttgagaattattatgattattgttCAATATAATATCatcaaataagcattttatgattttatgaaagaaaaggattttttattaatttttccctttttagcTTGGATGCAAAGTCTACCAGTATTGTAATTACAGTGAAAGGAGGTGGAATTAAAATGCTACAAATTCATGACAATGGTTCaggaataaaagtaattatatttaattaattattttctatctcttGTAAAATTTGTGACTACAAATGATACTTTTAGTTAAagtattttgttgtttaaactgctttaaagcataataattaattattaggaGGGCTGGCCAAAATAGGGGAAGCTTGCTCTATTAGTTTTTATGCACTATTTCTTACAatgttattgaaactaaataggAAATAATAGTTACATTCAGGAATATACTTTGAGGGCTCTGTtggcatattttatatttatgttttaaaaatagttacccTCCAGCAGTAATTTGTGAAAAgcattttatagtatttaatcTAACATTAAGAAATCCACAAGTACTGTAAAGTTTGATGATAAAAACATATGAGTTCAATAAAACTATGGTAGTAACATTAATGTTTTAAGCTTATATCGGGGGTGATTATATTCCAGGTGAACCCCCGAATTCCGGGTTTTTCATATCATCCCTCCAGGTTTAGAAAATAGGAACAGAGCATGTGATGTTTTTGCGGAATTTCGCATATCTCATGACCATTGATTCGCATTATTCCGCGAATCAAAACTTATAACCCAACTAAATTTTCACTGCAATCTaaagtttaaactaaaaattatttttacaatttacattttgaaaccTTCACTAAATTGCATTAATGAGGCATTTTTAATACGCGtgactctttcaaaattttgattttattattttttttatttgtcagatttttatcgTTCTTAATTTGTAAAGCTACATAAAAATCCGTTCATACctcgattcatattcacacaattttaatatcaaacatcgatttttgtatttagatttaaaagttaCTCATTGTGAATCGTATTCacacgatttaaaaattgtacatcGTTATTGGTATTCacgtaatttaaaaatccaatgtcACAATTTGTATTTGCAGGTCTTTTAAATCAATATCGCAATTCGTATTCATGCGAGTTTAAAATCCAGTATCTATATTCATATTCACGGGATCTAAAAACCATGCATCACGATTCATATTTTCGCGATtcaaaaatccaatattgcgaTTTGTATTTTCACATTCTCTAATCAAATATCACGATTAATAttctgagaattttttaaaaacaacactGCGATTTGTGTTTTTGAGTTCTTAAAATCGATTATTGTGATTCATATTCTCatggttttaaaatcaaatattgcaattcttgtaagaaataagt
The Parasteatoda tepidariorum isolate YZ-2023 chromosome 9, CAS_Ptep_4.0, whole genome shotgun sequence genome window above contains:
- the LOC122269805 gene encoding uncharacterized protein gives rise to the protein MPSDCMERKYMFERPFEVVFPTREEWDNNTIDTKNDYLIWYTNGSKKGNLSGLGVCGLSPRFNLFEGLGEYATVFQAEVLAIVNCLQINIKKGYHDKRILIFSDSQAALMALYSFQVKSKIVLECKNLLIELAKRNKIILIWVPGHMGIDGNERDDELTKQGSSFNPIGTEPFCGINMKTTKKAILKWEKQEMNKVWRNSPGQKHAKSMISRPSAKIASEILRLQRLKIQTIVGFITGHYHFRKHLHRLGLFEQEPICRKCREAVESAHHFLYECDALALTRLTTLGNPYPKELHLNSIKGLSDYKQGRQPKTMELGKIGLGAWYKMQHVQRCHISDKLKQEEEENNIKE